A region from the Catellatospora sp. TT07R-123 genome encodes:
- a CDS encoding AraC family transcriptional regulator gives MPDTLDAPAPLPEPELEPGGARVRLRLHEPPRVVNIGVGVHGVGTSRDVFLLPDLWQLHLYGYHAELALGGAVHEIRPGHVSLIPPGCEVAFRYRGRSEHLYAHLRLPRTGPALSVPVMQDAAERTPALRDLFGQALAAAPRDGGHADAEVWALLWRISRLPGPAASAPGGPHPAVAAATAHIELHLAEPLTVPEIARHAGVSHNHLTRLFRAETGDTVVAYLRRRRLARAEHLLRRSTLSIPAIAAQVGLPDLQAFNKACRRELGASPRTLRTPRPHFGAPSSP, from the coding sequence ATGCCGGACACGCTGGACGCACCGGCGCCACTGCCGGAGCCGGAACTGGAGCCGGGCGGCGCGCGGGTGCGGCTGCGGCTGCACGAGCCGCCGCGCGTGGTCAACATCGGCGTCGGCGTGCACGGCGTCGGCACCTCCCGCGACGTGTTCCTGCTGCCCGACCTGTGGCAGCTGCACCTGTACGGCTACCACGCCGAGCTCGCCCTCGGCGGGGCCGTGCACGAGATCCGCCCCGGCCACGTGAGCCTCATCCCGCCCGGGTGCGAGGTCGCCTTCCGCTACCGGGGGCGCTCGGAGCACCTGTACGCCCACCTGCGGCTGCCGCGCACCGGCCCGGCGCTGTCCGTGCCGGTGATGCAGGACGCCGCCGAGCGGACCCCGGCCCTGCGCGACCTGTTCGGCCAGGCCCTGGCCGCCGCGCCGCGCGACGGCGGGCACGCCGACGCCGAGGTGTGGGCGCTGCTGTGGCGGATCAGCCGCCTGCCCGGCCCGGCGGCGTCCGCGCCCGGCGGGCCGCATCCGGCCGTGGCCGCCGCGACCGCACACATCGAGCTGCACCTGGCCGAGCCGCTGACCGTGCCGGAGATCGCCCGGCACGCGGGCGTCTCGCACAACCACCTGACCCGGCTGTTCCGCGCCGAGACCGGCGACACCGTGGTGGCGTACCTGCGGCGGCGCCGCCTGGCCCGCGCCGAGCACCTGCTGCGCCGCTCCACGCTGTCCATCCCCGCGATCGCCGCCCAGGTCGGCCTGCCCGACCTGCAGGCCTTCAACAAGGCCTGCCGCCGCGAGCTCGGCGCCTCCCCCCGCACCCTCCGCACCCCGCGCCCCCACTTCGGCGCCCCCAGCTCGCCCTGA
- a CDS encoding asparaginase — protein MTVRLLLLALKDTYAHTHRGDRPAVATADELLAAAGPLAEGVHVAAADVMAEPSWDISPTTMLALARRVRAALLDDGYQGVVVAHGPDTLEESAYLTDLLAGPAADRGAIVFTGGLRRLDDPDADAPGNLADAITAAADPVLTGVGAVVCAAGELHAARLATLVDADRVALFDSGPAGPLGQVIGTKVELLAAPPPRPPAVSGEPEPDVALIATYPGMEPGLLHAAVDAGARGVVLAGTGSGNIPVGLLSTVGELVGWDIPVVVASRSATGAVALADLPPGTGLAAGMGAIGARGLAPAKARVALMAALGGGGVEAVRDWFARL, from the coding sequence ATGACCGTACGGCTGCTGCTGCTGGCGCTGAAGGACACCTACGCCCACACCCACCGCGGCGACCGCCCGGCCGTCGCCACCGCCGACGAGCTGCTGGCGGCGGCCGGCCCGCTCGCCGAGGGGGTCCACGTCGCCGCCGCGGACGTGATGGCCGAGCCGAGCTGGGACATCTCCCCCACCACGATGCTGGCGCTGGCCCGCCGGGTCCGCGCCGCGCTGCTCGACGACGGCTACCAGGGCGTCGTCGTCGCGCACGGCCCGGACACCCTGGAGGAGAGCGCCTACCTGACCGATCTGCTGGCCGGGCCGGCCGCCGACCGGGGCGCGATCGTCTTCACCGGCGGCCTGCGCCGCCTGGACGACCCCGACGCCGACGCGCCGGGCAACCTCGCCGACGCGATCACCGCCGCCGCCGACCCCGTGCTGACCGGGGTCGGCGCGGTCGTCTGCGCGGCGGGCGAACTGCACGCCGCCCGCCTGGCCACCCTGGTCGACGCCGACCGCGTGGCCCTGTTCGACTCCGGCCCGGCCGGACCGCTGGGCCAGGTCATCGGCACCAAGGTCGAGCTGCTGGCCGCGCCGCCGCCCCGGCCCCCGGCCGTGTCCGGCGAGCCCGAGCCCGACGTCGCGCTCATCGCCACGTACCCGGGGATGGAGCCGGGGCTGCTGCACGCGGCCGTCGACGCCGGGGCCCGCGGCGTGGTGCTGGCCGGGACGGGCTCGGGCAACATCCCCGTCGGGCTGCTCAGCACCGTCGGCGAGCTGGTCGGCTGGGACATCCCGGTGGTGGTGGCCTCGCGCAGCGCGACCGGCGCGGTCGCGCTGGCCGACCTGCCGCCGGGCACCGGCCTGGCCGCCGGGATGGGCGCGATCGGCGCCCGCGGCCTGGCCCCGGCCAAGGCCCGGGTGGCGCTGATGGCCGCGCTCGGCGGCGGCGGGGTCGAGGCCGTACGCGACTGGTTCGCCCGCCTCTGA
- a CDS encoding GNAT family N-acetyltransferase, with amino-acid sequence MTSDVVRLTLDDLPGCLALADDRGWLSEEGKWRFLFSVGEAYGLREDDGTIVGTTILTRYGTGVAAISMVLVAARLEGRGLGRRLMRYALDQAGPATAILDATEHGRPLYEKLGFEPVGVRHVHAGVFTPPLALPADPVSRPATGADLPAIIRVDARAMGAERTEVLRRLPGFCRSLRVVERGGEITGFAGVWPNTERLMVGPVVAESDDDALALITESLAGTDGLVRMDFDERRPHLRAWALAHGLTERFTCTIMARGPVRGDRGPHYSPLMQALG; translated from the coding sequence GTGACGAGTGACGTGGTGCGCCTGACCCTCGACGACCTGCCCGGCTGCCTCGCGCTGGCCGACGACCGCGGCTGGCTGTCGGAGGAGGGCAAGTGGCGTTTCCTGTTCTCCGTCGGCGAGGCCTACGGCCTGCGCGAGGACGACGGGACGATCGTCGGGACGACCATCCTCACCCGGTACGGCACCGGCGTCGCCGCGATCAGCATGGTGCTGGTCGCCGCCCGGCTGGAGGGGCGCGGCCTCGGGCGGCGGCTGATGCGGTACGCGCTGGACCAGGCCGGTCCGGCGACCGCGATCCTCGACGCGACCGAGCACGGCCGTCCGCTGTACGAGAAACTCGGCTTCGAGCCCGTCGGCGTGCGGCACGTGCACGCGGGCGTCTTCACCCCGCCCCTGGCGCTGCCCGCCGACCCGGTGTCGCGCCCGGCGACCGGGGCGGACCTGCCCGCGATCATCCGGGTGGACGCCCGCGCCATGGGCGCCGAGCGCACGGAGGTGCTGCGGCGGCTGCCCGGCTTCTGCCGGAGCCTGCGGGTGGTCGAGCGCGGCGGCGAGATCACCGGGTTCGCGGGCGTGTGGCCCAATACCGAGCGACTGATGGTGGGTCCTGTCGTCGCTGAGAGTGACGATGACGCCCTCGCGCTGATCACCGAGTCGCTCGCGGGCACGGACGGGCTGGTCCGGATGGACTTCGACGAGCGGCGGCCGCACCTGCGCGCATGGGCGCTGGCGCACGGGCTGACCGAGCGCTTCACCTGCACGATCATGGCGCGCGGGCCGGTGCGCGGCGACCGCGGCCCGCACTACAGCCCCCTCATGCAGGCACTCGGCTGA
- a CDS encoding cation:proton antiporter, translated as MHGAVTLIEIGAVILALGLLGALSVRVGISPIPLYLLAGLAFGKGGLLPLVSTEEFTATGAEIGVILLLFTLGLEYTAPELVGTLRHNAPAGLVDLVLNSAPGVIAALLLGWGPVAAVALGGITYVTSSGITAKVLADLNWLGNREVPVVLSLLVFEDLTMAVYLPILTAMLAGVGFLAGLTTLGIAGATITVILVVALKFGKWVEKFVHSPSEEVLLLKVLGLTIVVAGVAQQLQVSAAVGAFLVGIALSGPLAHTARELLTPLRDLFAAVFFVFFGLQTDPAQLPPVIGIALALAVAGIATKLATGWWAARRAGIHAAGRLRAGVALLPRGEFNIVIAGLAVAAGINPRLGPLAAAYVLILAVLGPLVARGVEPVVRRLAQRRRHPAAEPVPAPSPTPDGPPIPVPHPRTS; from the coding sequence GTGCACGGAGCCGTCACCCTCATCGAGATCGGGGCGGTCATCCTCGCCCTGGGCCTGCTCGGCGCACTGTCGGTGCGCGTCGGCATCTCCCCGATCCCGCTCTACCTGCTGGCCGGACTGGCGTTCGGCAAGGGCGGCCTGCTGCCGCTGGTCTCCACCGAGGAGTTCACCGCCACCGGCGCCGAGATCGGCGTCATCCTCCTGCTGTTCACCCTCGGCCTGGAGTACACGGCACCCGAACTGGTCGGCACGCTGCGGCACAACGCCCCGGCGGGCCTGGTCGACCTGGTCCTCAACAGCGCCCCGGGCGTCATCGCCGCGCTCCTGCTCGGCTGGGGTCCGGTGGCCGCCGTCGCGCTCGGCGGCATCACGTACGTCACCTCGTCCGGCATCACCGCCAAGGTGCTCGCCGACCTGAACTGGCTCGGCAACCGCGAGGTGCCGGTCGTGCTGTCGCTGCTGGTCTTCGAGGACCTGACGATGGCCGTCTACCTGCCGATCCTCACCGCCATGCTGGCCGGGGTCGGCTTCCTGGCCGGGCTGACCACGCTGGGCATCGCCGGGGCCACGATCACGGTGATCCTGGTGGTGGCGCTGAAGTTCGGCAAGTGGGTGGAGAAGTTCGTGCACTCCCCCAGCGAGGAGGTGCTGCTGCTGAAGGTGCTCGGGCTGACCATCGTGGTCGCCGGGGTGGCCCAGCAGCTCCAGGTGTCGGCGGCGGTCGGCGCGTTCCTGGTCGGCATCGCGCTGTCGGGTCCGCTGGCGCACACCGCCAGGGAGCTGCTGACCCCGCTGCGGGACCTGTTCGCCGCGGTCTTCTTCGTCTTCTTCGGACTCCAGACCGACCCGGCGCAGCTGCCGCCGGTCATCGGCATCGCGCTGGCGCTGGCCGTCGCGGGTATCGCGACGAAGCTGGCCACCGGCTGGTGGGCGGCTCGGCGGGCGGGCATCCACGCGGCGGGCCGGCTGCGCGCCGGTGTGGCGCTGCTGCCCCGGGGCGAGTTCAACATCGTCATCGCCGGCCTGGCGGTCGCGGCGGGCATCAACCCGCGCCTCGGGCCGCTGGCGGCGGCGTACGTGCTGATCCTCGCGGTGCTCGGGCCGCTGGTCGCCCGCGGCGTCGAGCCGGTGGTCCGCCGCCTGGCCCAGCGCCGCCGCCACCCCGCCGCCGAGCCCGTCCCCGCCCCGTCCCCCACCCCCGACGGACCCCCCATCCCCGTCCCTCACCCCCGCACCTCCTGA
- a CDS encoding germacradienol/geosmin synthase, with the protein MPAFDLPEFYLPYPARLNPHEQHARDHSNAWAKEMGMLDAVGPSGEPVWDAERLNRHDYGLMCAYTHPDCDEPTLDLVTDWYVWVFFFDDHFLEEFKYSRDLAGAQAYLDRLSLFMTEPGAQVPEPRNPAEAGLANLWARTIPAMSDGWRRRFVASTHNLMVESMWELDNISRHRIANPIEYIEMRRRVGGAPWSANLVEYAAGAEIPAHLAALRPLRVLCDTFADAVHLRNDLFSYQREVAEEGENSNAVLVLERFLDLAPQRAADLVNELLTSRLRQFEHTALTELPQLLAAQGVPLEDQLAVALYAKGLQDWQAGGHEWHARSSRYQKLRDRDAADLSGRPVGLGTSAAWPGHLAPGVRTFLVQHAHVPTGRVVGHLPIPPLHMPYAHRTSPHLAQARRHVLAWSEQMGFFEPAPGDGPITVWDAGLVAGYDLAHCAAMIHVDASPEQLELSADWLAWGTYGDDLYPVRYGRTRDLAGARVQNDRLALFMPLDGAAAPEAVTPLERGLADLWLRTAGPMGPHARARFRVAVIDMIASWVWELENQAINRVPDPVDYVEMRRATFGSDMTMGLARLAHADTVPDELYAHRVLQQLEHAAQDYACLTNDLYSYQKEIQYEDEVHNMVFVVERFLGCDPYTARDVVADLMNQRMRQFEHLDAVELPQLYAQLDLPHPVRDSLDRYVGQLKDWMSGILVWHDTCIRYGEHELRARHHTAPALPGLTGLGTSAARLPQSLAVA; encoded by the coding sequence ATGCCAGCGTTCGACCTGCCCGAGTTCTACCTGCCCTACCCCGCCCGGCTGAACCCGCACGAGCAGCACGCCCGCGACCACTCCAACGCCTGGGCGAAGGAGATGGGCATGCTCGACGCCGTCGGGCCGTCGGGCGAGCCGGTATGGGACGCCGAGCGCCTCAACCGGCACGACTACGGGCTGATGTGCGCCTACACCCACCCCGACTGCGACGAGCCCACCCTCGACCTGGTCACCGACTGGTACGTGTGGGTCTTCTTCTTCGACGACCACTTCCTGGAGGAGTTCAAGTACTCCCGTGATCTGGCCGGCGCACAGGCCTACCTGGACCGGCTGAGCCTGTTCATGACGGAGCCGGGTGCGCAGGTGCCCGAGCCGCGCAACCCGGCGGAGGCGGGGCTGGCGAACCTGTGGGCGCGGACGATTCCCGCCATGTCGGACGGCTGGCGGCGGCGCTTCGTCGCCAGCACCCACAACCTCATGGTCGAGTCCATGTGGGAGCTGGACAACATCAGCCGGCACCGCATCGCCAACCCGATCGAGTACATCGAGATGCGGCGGCGGGTCGGCGGGGCGCCCTGGTCGGCCAACCTCGTCGAGTACGCGGCCGGTGCCGAGATCCCCGCGCACCTGGCCGCGCTGCGGCCGCTGCGGGTGCTCTGCGACACCTTCGCCGACGCCGTCCACCTGCGCAACGACCTGTTCTCCTACCAGCGCGAGGTCGCCGAGGAGGGCGAGAACTCCAACGCCGTGCTGGTGCTGGAGCGCTTCCTCGACCTGGCTCCGCAGCGGGCCGCGGACCTGGTCAACGAGCTGCTCACCTCCCGGCTGCGCCAGTTCGAGCACACCGCGCTGACCGAACTGCCCCAGCTGCTGGCCGCCCAGGGGGTGCCGCTGGAGGACCAGCTCGCCGTCGCGCTGTACGCCAAGGGCCTGCAGGACTGGCAGGCGGGCGGGCACGAGTGGCACGCCCGGTCCAGCCGCTACCAGAAGCTGCGCGACCGCGACGCCGCCGACCTCAGCGGGCGGCCGGTCGGGCTGGGCACGTCGGCCGCGTGGCCCGGCCACCTCGCCCCCGGGGTGCGCACCTTCCTGGTCCAGCACGCGCACGTGCCGACCGGGCGGGTCGTCGGGCACCTGCCGATCCCGCCGCTGCACATGCCGTACGCCCATCGGACCAGCCCGCACCTGGCCCAGGCCCGGCGGCACGTGCTGGCCTGGAGCGAGCAGATGGGCTTCTTCGAGCCCGCGCCCGGCGACGGCCCGATCACCGTCTGGGACGCGGGCCTGGTCGCCGGGTACGACCTGGCCCACTGCGCCGCGATGATCCACGTCGACGCCAGCCCGGAGCAGCTGGAACTGTCCGCCGACTGGCTGGCCTGGGGCACCTACGGCGACGACCTGTACCCGGTGCGCTACGGCCGCACCCGCGACCTGGCCGGGGCGCGGGTCCAGAACGACCGGCTGGCGCTGTTCATGCCGCTGGACGGCGCGGCGGCGCCCGAGGCGGTGACCCCGCTGGAGCGGGGCCTGGCCGACCTGTGGCTGCGCACCGCCGGGCCGATGGGCCCCCACGCGCGGGCCCGGTTCCGCGTCGCGGTGATCGACATGATCGCCTCCTGGGTGTGGGAGCTGGAGAACCAGGCGATCAACCGGGTGCCCGACCCGGTGGACTACGTCGAGATGCGGCGGGCCACGTTCGGCTCGGACATGACCATGGGCCTGGCCCGGCTGGCGCACGCCGACACCGTCCCCGACGAGCTGTACGCGCACCGGGTGCTCCAGCAGCTCGAACACGCCGCGCAGGACTACGCCTGCCTCACCAACGACCTGTACTCGTACCAGAAGGAGATCCAGTACGAGGACGAGGTGCACAACATGGTGTTCGTGGTGGAGCGGTTCCTGGGCTGCGACCCGTACACCGCCCGCGACGTCGTCGCCGACCTGATGAACCAGCGGATGCGGCAGTTCGAGCACCTGGACGCCGTCGAGCTGCCGCAGCTGTACGCCCAGCTCGACCTGCCCCACCCGGTGCGCGACAGCCTGGACCGCTACGTCGGCCAGCTCAAGGACTGGATGTCGGGCATCCTGGTGTGGCACGACACCTGCATCCGCTACGGCGAGCACGAGCTGCGCGCCCGCCACCACACCGCCCCGGCCCTGCCCGGCCTGACCGGCCTGGGCACCTCGGCGGCCCGGCTGCCGCAGTCGCTCGCCGTCGCGTGA
- a CDS encoding ATP-binding protein — MNEDDRSALSCLRFDVAPVPDDVWRSSPFHVEALHGEVAGYILDGLADAERSADGSPMGVAMQGQAGSGKTHLLGWVREQTQLKGGYFFLVGLLDGGYFWKSTALAFLDGLYRPYREQRSQLAVFLDRLCEQAGVGEQARAAIGGNGLLERGHVDEFVGALRRHHQPVGMACHHTARALVLLAAGDPTAQDVGYAYLQSMEELEQGERHAWGIHPEPKLPQLVVQEISQLLALTGPAVVAVDQLDTLIAQAVTDTSGGSAGDESQDQIMLVNRIADGLMSLRQTTRRTLTVLSCLPSTWTLIRTQATKSVADRFREAVTLKGIASADIARDIVEKRFAVRFAEIGYVPEYPSWPVLPEAFAYATVMTPRRLINTINDHVQSCLRRGVVRELESLLADGDSAPPVVPVAPQPPGDDVLEARFTQLKQAADISGALRPSTEDSVVRELLEAGLAAWIEEQGRFGGQFKLDPPQGGKVALHARLRRILDETVEDEQHWSFRAVSAEQPIAALARIHAARTGAGLSRGITKRKLFLLRNEDWNKGPKTQEALKAFTEDGGAWLKMGEDDLRTFAALRQLLAERDPGLAAWLVSRRPAGRTMLLRTVLGEVAAELAQVEQAAEAEPAEPAADAAATGGESAVIALGTGYDDGLPLHLQLEWLRKHTVIFAGSGSGKTVLIRRLIEECALQGVSTIVLDPNNDLARLGDAWPQPPSGWLDGDAARAAEFLDGTDVVVWTPNRDAGRPVSFQPLPDFRSVLGDPDELAISIAAAVASLAPRAKVDGNTVKAELARAVLKESLTAFARTGGGGLKQFLDLLSELPEGLSQIDDAERIGFGLAQTLRAATVNDPLFGGDGAPVDPGLLLTPAPGKRARISVVSFVGLPSDEQRQSFVNQLQMALFAWIKKNPAGERPLGGLFVMDEAQTLAPSGPMTACTRSTLALASQARKYGLGLVFATQQPKGLHNGIPGNAATQFFGLLNAPVQIDAAREMARAKGADVPDIARLGTGEFYASGEGFAFRKVRTPLCLSHHPKSPLTTEEVVDRARAARD; from the coding sequence ATGAACGAGGACGACCGCAGCGCGCTGTCCTGCCTGAGGTTCGACGTCGCCCCCGTCCCCGACGACGTCTGGCGCAGCTCGCCGTTCCACGTCGAGGCGCTGCACGGCGAGGTGGCCGGGTACATCCTGGACGGGCTGGCCGACGCCGAGCGCAGCGCCGACGGCAGCCCGATGGGCGTGGCCATGCAGGGCCAGGCCGGCTCCGGCAAGACCCACCTGCTCGGCTGGGTACGGGAGCAGACGCAGCTCAAGGGCGGCTACTTCTTCCTGGTCGGGCTGCTGGACGGCGGCTACTTCTGGAAGAGCACCGCACTGGCCTTCCTGGACGGCCTCTACCGGCCATACCGGGAGCAGCGCAGTCAGCTCGCGGTCTTCCTCGACCGGCTGTGCGAGCAGGCGGGGGTGGGGGAGCAGGCCCGGGCCGCGATCGGCGGCAACGGGCTGCTGGAACGCGGCCACGTGGACGAGTTCGTCGGCGCGCTGCGCCGCCACCACCAGCCGGTCGGGATGGCCTGCCACCACACGGCGCGGGCCCTGGTGCTGCTGGCGGCGGGCGACCCCACCGCACAGGACGTCGGTTACGCGTATCTCCAGTCGATGGAGGAGCTGGAACAGGGTGAGCGGCACGCCTGGGGCATCCACCCGGAGCCGAAGCTGCCGCAGCTCGTCGTGCAGGAGATCTCCCAGCTGCTCGCGCTGACCGGACCGGCCGTGGTCGCCGTCGACCAGCTCGACACGCTCATCGCGCAGGCGGTCACCGACACCTCCGGCGGCAGTGCCGGTGACGAGAGCCAGGACCAGATCATGCTGGTCAACCGCATCGCGGACGGGTTGATGTCGCTGCGGCAGACGACCCGGCGCACGCTCACGGTGCTGTCGTGCCTGCCCTCGACCTGGACGCTGATCCGGACGCAGGCCACGAAGTCGGTCGCGGACCGGTTCCGGGAGGCGGTGACGCTAAAGGGGATCGCCAGCGCGGACATCGCGCGCGACATCGTCGAGAAGCGGTTCGCGGTGCGCTTCGCCGAGATCGGGTACGTCCCGGAGTACCCCTCCTGGCCGGTGCTTCCCGAGGCGTTCGCGTACGCGACGGTCATGACGCCGCGCCGGCTCATCAACACGATCAACGACCACGTCCAGTCCTGCCTGCGCCGGGGCGTGGTCCGCGAGCTGGAAAGCCTGCTCGCCGACGGCGATTCCGCGCCGCCGGTGGTGCCGGTCGCCCCGCAGCCGCCGGGCGACGACGTGCTGGAGGCGCGGTTCACACAGCTCAAGCAGGCCGCGGACATCTCCGGGGCGCTGCGGCCGTCCACCGAGGACAGCGTGGTGCGTGAGCTGCTCGAAGCCGGGCTGGCCGCCTGGATCGAGGAGCAGGGCCGCTTCGGCGGGCAGTTCAAGCTCGATCCGCCGCAGGGCGGGAAGGTGGCCCTGCACGCCCGGCTGCGCCGGATCCTGGACGAGACGGTCGAGGACGAGCAGCACTGGTCGTTCCGCGCGGTCTCGGCCGAGCAGCCGATCGCGGCGCTGGCGCGCATCCACGCGGCGCGGACCGGCGCCGGGCTCAGCCGAGGCATCACCAAGCGAAAGCTGTTCCTGCTGCGCAACGAGGACTGGAACAAGGGCCCCAAGACCCAGGAGGCGCTGAAGGCGTTCACGGAGGACGGCGGCGCCTGGCTGAAGATGGGCGAGGACGACCTGCGTACCTTCGCGGCGCTGCGGCAGCTGCTGGCCGAGCGCGATCCCGGCCTGGCGGCGTGGCTGGTCTCGCGGCGCCCGGCCGGGCGCACGATGCTGCTGCGCACCGTCCTCGGCGAGGTCGCCGCGGAGCTCGCCCAGGTCGAGCAGGCGGCCGAGGCCGAACCGGCCGAACCGGCGGCTGACGCGGCCGCGACCGGCGGGGAGTCGGCGGTGATCGCCCTCGGCACCGGGTACGACGACGGGCTGCCGCTGCACCTTCAGCTGGAGTGGCTGCGCAAGCACACGGTGATCTTCGCCGGTTCGGGCTCGGGCAAGACGGTGCTGATCCGGCGCCTGATCGAGGAGTGCGCGCTCCAGGGCGTGTCCACGATCGTGCTGGACCCCAACAACGACCTCGCCCGCCTCGGCGACGCCTGGCCGCAGCCGCCGTCGGGCTGGCTGGACGGGGACGCCGCGCGGGCGGCGGAGTTCCTCGACGGCACCGACGTCGTCGTGTGGACGCCGAACCGCGACGCGGGCCGCCCGGTGTCGTTCCAGCCGCTGCCGGACTTCCGCAGCGTGCTGGGCGATCCGGACGAGCTGGCGATCTCCATCGCGGCGGCGGTGGCCAGCCTGGCGCCGCGCGCCAAGGTCGACGGCAACACGGTCAAGGCGGAGCTGGCGCGGGCGGTGCTCAAGGAGTCGCTGACGGCGTTCGCCCGTACCGGTGGCGGCGGGTTGAAGCAGTTCCTCGACCTGCTCTCCGAGCTGCCGGAGGGGCTGAGCCAGATCGACGACGCGGAGCGGATCGGGTTCGGGCTGGCGCAGACGCTGCGGGCGGCGACGGTCAACGACCCGCTGTTCGGCGGGGACGGGGCCCCGGTCGATCCGGGGCTGCTGCTGACCCCGGCGCCGGGCAAGCGGGCGCGCATCTCGGTGGTCAGCTTCGTCGGCCTGCCCTCCGACGAGCAGCGGCAGAGCTTCGTCAACCAGCTCCAGATGGCGCTGTTCGCCTGGATCAAGAAGAACCCGGCCGGGGAGCGGCCGCTGGGCGGCCTGTTCGTCATGGACGAGGCGCAGACGCTGGCGCCGTCCGGCCCGATGACCGCGTGCACCCGCAGCACGCTGGCCCTGGCCTCGCAGGCCCGCAAGTACGGCCTGGGCCTGGTCTTCGCGACCCAGCAGCCCAAGGGCCTGCACAACGGCATCCCGGGCAACGCCGCGACGCAGTTCTTCGGGCTGCTCAACGCCCCGGTGCAGATCGACGCGGCGCGGGAGATGGCCCGCGCCAAGGGCGCCGACGTGCCGGACATCGCGCGGCTCGGCACGGGCGAGTTCTACGCCTCAGGGGAGGGCTTCGCGTTCCGCAAGGTGCGTACGCCCCTGTGCCTGAGCCACCACCCCAAGAGCCCGCTGACCACGGAGGAGGTCGTCGATCGCGCCCGCGCCGCCCGCGACTGA
- a CDS encoding LysM domain-containing protein, with the protein MPIKRWHRVRTGPTGDKIISIFEKYYPKKRDLYVSSGMDGDHGGSSHHYGLDYRGSPTAAVDFGVGAKAGTGRDLARWIEDEFHDQCVELIHTTPYGDDDGFYVKNGERISSYGASVDAAHADHVHLAMSAAQADEVLTRLERKYGDKVAATRARRTTTAKKTTAKKAPAEQAAGAASRRYTVKTGDTLTAIAARFDTTVLDLRRLNPQITDPDLIQPGWRLRIT; encoded by the coding sequence ATGCCCATCAAGCGCTGGCACAGGGTGCGGACCGGGCCGACCGGAGACAAGATCATTTCGATCTTCGAGAAGTACTACCCGAAGAAGCGCGACCTCTACGTCAGCTCCGGCATGGACGGCGACCACGGCGGCTCCAGCCACCACTACGGCCTGGACTACCGCGGCTCGCCCACCGCCGCCGTCGACTTCGGCGTGGGCGCGAAGGCCGGGACGGGCCGCGACCTGGCCAGATGGATCGAGGACGAGTTCCACGACCAGTGCGTGGAACTGATCCACACCACCCCGTACGGCGACGACGACGGCTTCTACGTCAAGAACGGCGAGAGGATCTCCTCGTACGGCGCCTCCGTCGACGCCGCGCACGCCGACCACGTACACCTGGCCATGTCCGCCGCCCAGGCCGACGAGGTGCTGACCCGCCTGGAGCGCAAGTACGGCGACAAGGTCGCCGCCACCCGGGCCCGCCGCACCACCACCGCCAAGAAGACCACCGCGAAGAAGGCGCCCGCCGAGCAGGCCGCCGGTGCCGCGAGCAGGCGCTACACCGTCAAAACCGGCGACACCCTCACCGCGATCGCGGCCCGCTTCGACACCACCGTGCTCGACCTGCGCCGCCTCAACCCGCAGATCACCGACCCCGACCTCATCCAGCCCGGCTGGCGCCTGCGCATCACGTGA